From the Helicobacter mustelae genome, the window GTCTGCGTACTTTTTTTGCATGCAAGAGGAGGTTTTTCCTCCGCTACATCAAGGGATTGCGTGATGTGAGCCAAAGGGATTTTTCTGCACAAAATCTCTTGCATGAAAGCCTGGAGAAGGCATACAACGCCCATCCTAATGATGTAATTGGCGCACAAAAAGAGTTTTATCATCTTGTGCATCAAGCTTCGTTGCAAGATCCCATGCAAAAATTTGCATCAGAATTGATGGTGAAGAATATGGATTCATTTTGGAAGCAGGAGAGGGAGCATTATCAAAAATATCGTTTTTATGCAGCGGAGTATGGCTTTGAGGCAGAAATTTTGAAACATAAATTCAGCGGCAAGATTGATCGGGTGGATTATGATGAAGAGAGTGCTAGTTATGTGGTGGTGGATTATAAATTTGGCAAAAAAATCCATCAGAGCATTAACGAAAACACCAGTGATTTTCAATTGATTCTCTATGCCATGGCTTTAGAGAGTGAGGGGAAGAGTGTGGAGGCTTGCTTGGTGTATGATATCAGGGGTGAGAAAAAAATTTCAGTGAATCTAGAAGAAGGCAGGGAAATTCTGCAAGAGCGCATCAAGGAGTTAGATGGGGAGATGGAATTTACTCAAAATTTCAAAGAATGCCATTATTGTGAATTCAAAATGCTCTGCAATCAAGCATGATCTCATTGGAATTCCTTCATCGCTAAGTAATTTCCCTTCCAATTTCATCATACCAACATGTCGCAGGCTTGTAATATCATGCTCCAATTCCCATCTCCACAACGCCAAAATGTGGGGAATTTTTTATGCGCGAGGACTTTTGTAAGCAAATAATATGTATCTAGCTTTTTATCTCATCGTGCTAGCAGCACTTTGTCAATACAGCAAAACCATGCACAAAACCAATCACACCGATGTGTTTGGGTGAGGCTTGTTATTCTTTTTTGCTGGGGATGGTGAAAATGGGAGTGTCTTTATTTTTGCTGGATTTTTTGATGTCTTCTATCAGCGTGGTGATGGGGGTGAGGGGGTTGCTATCTAGATAGATGTTGGTGAAGCTCATAGATTGGATCAGAGAGAAAAAATCCGCATTGGTCTTGGCGATGATGGTGGCATTGCATTTGCTCTCTGACATGATTTTGATTTTTAGGGCAGATTCGAGCTTTGGGTTATTGATATAGATGAGTGAGGTTTTTTCGTATTTTTGTTTGTAGCGCAGATAGTTGTCATAAGCGCTTTTGTCATTGGCATTGAGCTTTTCTTTGTCAAGATTTTGCAGATACATCCACAAAAAAGTCATCGCACAATAGGATCCTGAGATATTTTTATTGAAAAAGGTATTGTGTACGGGGGTGGATTGCATGGCAAGCTTCCAGATGAAATTATCCAAATCCGTAGCACAGATGTCGAGCATCTTTGTGATTTTTTTAATCAATATGAGACGGGCTTGTTTGAATTCCTTTTGGAAACCTAGCACATAGCGCTGGCGGAATACCTCTGTGATGCTTTGCAGTCTTTTAAGGCATTCATCCAATGGTCTAGCTTCCTCATCGGCCTTGGAGATTTGCTGCTTGAGACTTTTTAATCTATGTTCCAGCGCCTTGAGATTCTTAGTGTTTCGTGCTCCTATTTTGGCATAAATGCTCTTCATCTCTGCGATATGGGCTTTGATGCTGGATTGAAGTTGGGAGATTTTGTCATTGAGTCCCGAGATGGCATGCACGCTTGCCTGATAAAACAGCTGATCCTCCAAAAAATGCTCTTCAAAGAGCTTGCTTAGATCAATTTTGTCATTTTGCATAAAAAGATCATAGAAATGATTGAGTTTATTAAGGGCCTGCATACGCTCCAAAAATACATCCATGGTGATATTTTTATCCGTGAAAATTAGCATATCAATTGCCTTGTGCAAGAAGCGCTTCATTTGGAAGTAATCTAGTAGGGGTTCTTGTGTGTTGGGAAATTCTTTGGCGATGAGGTTGATGGCGTTGTTTTCTTGAAAGAAATATTTCTCAATACATTTTTCTATGCTGACATCAAGGGGAATATCTTGGATGGTAAAAAAATTGGTCTGCTTAAAGATTTTTTCGATAATGTCTGCTTTAAATTCATATTCTTTGTTTGCGAGTTCTTCATCTGTATCTGTCTTCCAAAAATCAATCTCTTGGATATGAAAATCCTCTGAAAATCCTTGATATACAGAGGCCTTGGCATGGGTGACATAACCATTTGTATTATGTCGAAACTCCACTAGCATCCCAGGAACGGGCAGATGCTTGCTATCCCGCCAGCTGTCTTTGCGGAATTCAAAAATTTTTTTGGAATGATTGACAATCAGACCAATCCCACTCGCAGCAGAATATTTTAAGATTTTTCCATGCACGCTGAAATCCCCTTGATTACTTTTGATTTTTGAAGCATTTTGCAATAGATCCCAAGATCGCGATATGACTCTGGGATTGCAGCATAAAGCAACACGACCCAAACAACACCCAAATGGGATCGCGACGCTATCAAAACATGACTGCAATCAACGCATTCTAAAAGCGCTCATTATAGCAAAAAATCCCAATCAAATGCGCCTGCCTGCATGATTTGGCTTGTCTGTGAATGTGTTATAATTTGAGAAAAATTCTCAAGGATTCTGTGATTAAAAAGATATCTATTTGTCTGTTTTTGGCTTTTTTCTGTCTATTTTTGTCTATAGCGACTTTTTTTGGTCCAAGTGGGGCGGTGGGGAATTTTGGCAAGGGATTTAGCAATTTCAATTTTATGGTGTTTGGATTTCTTGCGCCCTTCTATCTGCTTTTTCTCCTCTATCCGCTTTTTCTCTATTACAAAAATAGTGTTTTCTCTTCTAGGGATGTGCGAAAAATCAGTGCAGGAGTTTTGATTTTTGTGGTTTTGTTATGCCTGCAATACTTATGGCTAGGCAGGGGGGAACTAGCTAAGAGCATGGTGGAGGGCGTGCGTCCTTTTATTGGGATTTTTGGAGTGTATGTGTGCTTGCTAATTCTTTGGGTATTTGCTTGGACCTTGCTCTCTCTTGCAAATTTTTTAGCCACGATGTCAAAAATTCTGATTTTTGGCATGAGGGCTTTGGAGGCATTGGGTGCAAGATTGCAAGAAATGGGGGCAATCATCCTTGATAAAAAAACTAAGTGGCAGGAAGAGAGAAGGGCAAAAAAAGAGAGTGAGGCAGAAATTCGCAAATCCATGAAGGATTTCATGCCAAACTCCAAAAAGCAAGTAGATTTGCCAAACCCAGAGTCACAAGCCCTAACCCAAGATTTTATGCCACAAAATCAACAAGAAACAAAGAATAGAGAGGATTTTGATGAGGAAGAGTTTTTGGCATCAGAGGTAAAGACCTTCTATCATGTAGACATTCCCAAGCAAAACAATCCCAAGGGGGTGGTCTTGCGAAGTGCACAGAATCTGCCAGAAACAGATTCTGTGGATGCGCGCACTCTCCTTCATCAAAGGCGTATCAAGGCAGAAAGTGCAGGCTTACTGGATTTTGCTCTGAAGCAAACAAAAAATTCTCTATCGCCTAGGGATTTGGCACAAAATTCGCAGATGCAAACAAGAAATTTGCTTGCAAAAATGCAAAAGATTGAGCAAATCTTGCAAGAAGATACGCCAAGTCCGCAAAATCCCAGTGGGTCGAATTGGGCTGGGGTGGAATTCTCTAGAGCTTCCCCTGCATCAAATCCTGGCAAAAATGCCCACAATGTCGCAACTTCTTCCTCGGGATTGGATTGGGATGGAGTAAATTCCCTTTCTCAATCAGGTCTCGCAGCTAGATTGCAGGATTTGGCCTCAAAAAATCCATCGCAGGATTTTTCTGCAGAGTCTGGCCATGCACTAGAAGAAAATCCAAATTCTTTGCAGGATTACAACCAGCCTCACCAAAATGAACACTCTTTAGAGCAAAATTCTTCTGCCCAGCCATTTGAGTGCTCTGAGATTTTTGGATTGGATGGAAGAGCGGTGCAGGATAAAGGGGGTTTGGCACAAGAGCTCCCCAACCAAGAGATCGTCAAGGAGAGCGAGCAATTCCCCTTAGATAAGAGTGCGCAAACAACACAAGAGCACGCCCAAGAGCAAAACAGCCTAAAGGATTCCTTTAGCAGGGAATTTGCCTACAAAAGCAAGTTTCAGATTCTCACAGAGGTGAGCGAGAATGCCCAGATGCTAGAGGGCTTAGAAAAAGGGGAGAGAGAAAAGCCCAGAGATTATGTTTTGCCAAGCTTGGAGCTGCTCTCCAAGCCTCCATTGCAAGAGGCGAGCATCAATGAGGAGGAGATTGACAAAAAAGCTCAAAATCTCCTAGAAAAGCTCAACACTTTCAAAATTGATGGGGATGTGGTCTCCATTTGCTCAGGGCCGCTCATTAGCACTTTTGAGTTCAAGCCCGCCACACATATCAAGGTCAATCGGATTTGTTCTTTGAGCGATGATTTAGCAATGGCACTCTCTGCGCAGTCCATTCGCATTCAAGCGCCAATTCCTGGAAAAAATGTGGTGGGCATTGAGATCCCAAATTCAAGCTTTCAAACCGTCTATATGCGAGAAATCTTAGAGAGTGAAATTTTTCAAACAAGTGCCTCGCCCCTTGCCCTAGCACTTGGCAAGGATATCGCTGGCAATCCTTTCGTGGCAGATCTTAAAAAGCTCCCCCATTTGCTCGTGGCAGGGACGACGGGAAGTGGCAAATCTGTGGGGGTCAATGCGATGATTCTCTCCATGCTCTATCGAAATTCTCCCGATCACCTGCGACTCATTATGATTGATCCCAAGCAGGTGGAATTTAGCCTCTATGAGGACATTCCCCATCTGCTCACCCCCATCATCACAGATCCAAAAAAGGCCATCACTGCGCTCAATCAAGCCATCAGAGAAATGGAAAGTCGCTTTGGCATGATGCGCCAAATCAAGGTCAAAAACATCGAAAATTACAATCAAAAATGCAAAAGCCTAGGGCTTCCCCCGCTGCCCTATTTGGTGATCATCATCGATGAGCTTGCAGATTTGATGATGACAGGGGGCAAAGAGGCAGAGACGCCCATCATTCGTATTGCACAGATGGGAAGGGCAAGCGGCATGCACCTCATCATTGCCACCCAGCGACCCAGCGCAGATGTGGTGACAGGCCTGATTAAAACCAATCTGCCCTCTCGCATTGCCTTTAAGGTGAGCAACAAGATTGATTCTCGCGTGGTGATTGACACAGAAGGTGCTCAAAGCCTGCTTGGCCGCGGGGACATGCTCTTTTCTTTGGGGGGTGGGATGCTTACAAGGATCCATGCGCCATGGAGTAGCGAAGAGGAGATCGAGGCAATCGTAAGCGAGATCAAGGCGCAGCGGGAAGTGGAATATGATCAGGATTTTGATGTGGAGGGTAGGGAGCTTCTGCCAAGCATTGAGGGGAATGATGATCTTGCCAGGGCCAAAGAGATCATCCTCTCCACAGGCAAGACTTCCATAAGCTTCTTGCAAAGGCAGATGGGGGTGGGATATAACAAGGCTGCAAATTGCATCGAAGAGCTGGAGCGGCAGGGATTTTTGTCTGCAGAGGATGCCAAGGGCAGGCGGAGCATCATTGGCAGATAGCCCCCATACCCTTGAACCCTTGAAGCATTGTGCTTTTACTTGGTTTTTGCGTGTCTATTGGTTTGGGATTTTGTTGGATTTTAGGCGATGTTCGCAAAAACCTGCGCGCTGCATGATTTTATGCCCCTTGTTTGATTTTAGGCCTTTGCTTGGTTGCGCACCCCGTGTAATCTTCTCACCAAAATCTATGCCAAAAATCTCGCTCACAAAATCCCAAGCGCTCTGATTGAATCCGTCCTGAAGTTTCACGCCCTATGCTAAATCGCGCAAAAATTGCTATATGCTCGAAAAAATCGCAATCGCGCCCCACTCTCCATCAGGCATAAAGTCTCACAATTCTTGCAAAGCTTTGCACTACTTGATTCAAATTCTGCTGCCTTCCAATTCAAGCGCTTTGAGCAAAATCCTCGCACGGATTTCCTAACCCCTAGCAATCAATCCCTGTGGCTTATTGATTCATTCCTACGCACCCAAAAAACTCCCACATAAAAAATCTCGTTCAAAAATCTCATACATCACTCAATTCCACGCTGAAATCGCGCAAACTAAAGCCCGCTCTCATCCCTCTAGGAGTTTTTTGGTATGCAGATAGAGGGCTTGTTTTGTGGGATTTTGCTTGATTTGGCGCACGAAATAACTCCCTGCAACAATGATGTCTACAGAGTCTTTGATTTGTTCAATTTGCTCATGAGTCTGTATCCCAAATCCCAGTGCGATTTTTTGGTTGGAGTTTTTGCGAATGCGAGCAATGTAGCGCTCTAGCGCATCATCGATGGTGGTTTTTGAGCCCGTGATCCCAAGCCTAGCCACAGCATAGAGGTAGGGGCAGTTGCTCTGCTGAGTAATTTCTTTCATGCGCGCATCACTCATATTAGGGGTAATGAGTTCTATGACAAAAATACCCATTTTCTTGGCATGGGCGCGGAGACCTTCATCCTGGTGCAGAGGCAAATCAGGGATGATCAATGCCTTGGCTCCAGAGCGTTTGGCCTGCTTGAGAAAACCCTCTATCCCATAGCGAAAAATAATATTTGCATAAGTCATGATAAGGATTTGAGCCTTTTTACTTAGCGCTTCTATGATTTCAAACCCCTGTTGCACTTTGAAGCCATTTTGTAGCGCGAGATTGCATGCGTGCTCAATAATCTCTCCATCAGCGCTGGGGTCAGAAAAGGGGAATTGGACTTCTAGATATTGTGCCCCTCCCTCAATGATGCCAAGAGCAGATTCGATGCTTTGAGCTTGGCTGGGATAGCCCCCTATGATATGTCCCATCAATGCGATGTTCATTAGACCTCCTTATGTGCGTCTTTTATGCGCGCGATTTCTTCTTGCAAAAATTCCGCCCAGATTGCGGGTTGCAAATGTTTGGCCGTGATAAAAATATCCTTATCTCCCCTGCCAGAGATGTTGATGATGATTTTTTTGCCCTGGTGGTTTTTGCAGAGCTTCATGGCTCCAGCAAGCGCATGGCTGGATTCAAGGGCTGCAATGATGCCCTCATGCTTGGCAAAGAATTTCAAGGCCTCTAGTACCTCATTATCTGTGGCAGAATCAAATTTCACGCGCCCAATACTGCCTAGATGTGCGAGCTGGGGCCCAATGCCAGCATAATCTAGCCCGGCGCTGATGGAATGGGTGGGTGAGAGTTGGCCCTCATCATCTTGCAAGAAGATGCTTTTATATCCTTGGGCAATCCCCACATGGGCATCTTCTGTGCCCTGCATCCGCGCTGCATGCTCACCTCTTTGCATTCCTCTGCCTCCAGCCTCAACGCCAATGAGCTGCACTTTTTCTTTGAGGAATGCATGAAAAAATCCAATCGCATTGCTCCCCCCACCTACGCATGCCACCATAAAATCTGGCAAGCCCTTGAAGTAGTACTTCACTTGTTTTTTGACTTCTTTGGAGATGATGCTTTGCAAATCCCTCACGATATCAGGGTAGGGATAGGGTCCCAGCGCGCTGCCTAGCACATAAAAGGTCTGATGCATATCCTTGCTCCATTCCCGCAATGCTTCATTGACTGCATCTTTTAGCGTTTTGCTTCCAGAATCTACGCTTCGCACTTTTGCGCCAAAAAGCTCCATATTTAGCACATTGGGGCGCTGTCTAGCCATATCGATGCTTCCCATGAAAATTTCACATTCCAGCCCTAGTTTTGCGCAAGCACATGCAGTAGCTAGTCCATGCTGTCCTGCGCCAGTTTCTGCGATTACGCGAGTTTTCCCCATTTTTTTGGCAAGCATTGCCTGGCCTAGGGCATTGTTGATTTTGTGCGCGCCTGTGATGGCTTGACCTTCCAATTTCAGATACACATCATTGTGGAGGATTCTGGAGGCATTGCGCGCATACACAAGGGGTGTGGGTCTGCCGATGAAATGTTTACAGAGTTCATCAAATTCCTTTTTAAATTCCTTGGAGGCAAAGATGCTGTGGTAGGCCTCTTCTAGCTCTTTGAGGGCAGGGTAGAGGATCTCAGGGACATATTGTCCGCCAAATTTTTGCTTACCAAAAAAGGTATTTTTGGAATGCGTGTAGAGTTTCATCAAATCTCCTTTGTGGGTGTTGTGGGATGAGATGGGGAATTTTTGGAGTTTTTTGCGCGGTGGGCATGGATTTTTGCAAAGACCTCTTGCATTTTTGTAGGATCTTTTCTGCCAATTTCCCCCTCAATTTTGGAATTGATATCTAGCATTTTGACACCTAGATCTAGCAGGGATTTTACATTGTCTGGGCCAATCCCTCCAGATACAAAGAGATTTTGCCCATTTTGGGCTAATGTCTCTAGAGATGCGAGGTCTATGGCCTTGCCACTTCCTCCTTTTTGTGCGCTTTTGCTATCTAGCAGCACAAAGGGCAGATATTCCTTGCTGGGAAAGTCAGAGGGTTTTTCATAATTGATGCAAATATAATGATTAAAATTTGCCCGCATGAGATCTTCTTTGCCAAAATAGGGCAGCGCGCTTGGTGCATGCAACTGCAGTGCATCAAGTAGATTTTGTGCGCATAATTCCTTTGCCTGGCGCAAGTCCTCATCATCTTCTAATAAAACGCCAATTTTTAGCACATGGGGATAGAGGGTCTTTAGCGCGCGCGAGATTTGTTTGATGGCTTTGATGGAGATGTGGCGCGGGCTAGACTTGGGGAAAATAAAGCCCAGCATGTCTGCACCCATTTTGCAGGCAAGGAGTGCATCATCAAGATTGGTAATGCCACAAATCTTGATTAGGGGAGGGTTTTGTGTGAGTCTTTGGAAAATCTCTGCATAGAATTTACTCTCATTTTTTTGTGCTTTTTGGTAGGAGGAAATGAGGCCAGAGAGTTTGTTTTGTTGGTTTTTTACAAAATAGCTACCACAAAGCATGCCATCAAAGCCACATGCCCCGATCATATAGCCATCAAAATCGCTCTCAATGCCAGATTCAAAGATAGTTTTTATCCCCTTGGGGATTTGCTCTTTGAGCAGGATTCCTTTTTGTTTGTGGATTTCAAAACTGTGCAGGGATCGCATATTGATCCCAAGAATCTGAGGCTCATAGGGGAGGATGAAATCAAGTTCTTCTTGATTGTGGATTTCAAATAAAGGCGTGAGTTTGTAAGAGAGAATCTCTAAGAGTAGGGCTTCAAAAGCTTTTCTATCTTCTAAAAACATTGCAATAATGACTAATACCATGTCTGCACCCATACGGTAGCTGATTTCTGCTTCTTCTTTGAATTGCAAAAAATCTTTGCGCAGGATCGTGGCGTTTTTGTGAGCATTTTTCACGGCCACAAGATCTGTGATGCTACCTTGAAAATGATCCTCTTCTGTAAGCACGGAAATCGCCCCCGCCCCACAATCTAGATAAAATCTTGCGAGTTTTACAGGATCGTTGATTTCTCCAATCTTGCCGCTGGATGGCGAAGCGCGTTTGATCTCTGCGATGAGAAGTGGGGAGGAAAATCGCGGCGGGCAGAGCGGGGTGGTACGCTGCTTTGGAATCTCATGCCCCAATGCAAAGCCTAGTTGCTTGATTTTTGCACTTCTTTTCTCTGCGATCTGGCGTAAAACTTCTATCATAATCCTTCCTTTTGATAAAATTTCTTTGATTTACCCCCCCCCTATATTTACCCCCCCCTATATTTTGTGCGATGTTTGCATGATGGTTGCATCACTCCTTGCATGATGCAAGCTATTCTAATGGATGGCTAGCCAAAGATAATACAGCAAAAAAGCCAAAATGCCACAAAAATACGCGCTTTTTGTGTATGATTCCAAAGAATTTTTGACAAGGAAAAATGATGGAATCACAGCTTATGGGCTTGGCAATTGAGACGTATAAAATTACCCTAATTATTTCTTTGCCTATTTTGTTCGTGGGGCTTGTGGTGGGGCTTGTGGTGAGTATTTTTCAGGCTACCACCCAAATCAATGAAATGACGCTTTCTTTTGTGCCAAAAATCTTGGCTGTCATTGGGGTGATCATTTTCACCATGCCCTGGATGCTCAATATGCTCATGGATTACACCACAAGATTAATCAATCTCATCCCCAGCTTTATTGGCTAGCATGACTAAAGAAATTGATTTTTCTAGGTATTTGAGTCTCAAGATTGGTCCCAAATTGCCTGTGCATGTGATCCAAAGTATGCAGGATTATGATAGAAATTGGAGGATTTTGGGGTTTGGATGCAATCTCTTGGTCTCCCCAGAGGCAAAAAATCTCGCTATTTTGGGCAAAGAATTTGATTATATCAAGGATTTGGGTGAGCAGATTGAGATTGGCGCTAGCACTTCTAGTGCTAAAATTTTCCGCTATTTCAAAGATAATGATCTTTTGGGATTAGAGTTTTTGCGCTCCTTGCCTGGGAGTTTGGGGGGATTGGTAAAGATGAATGCGGGGATGAAGGGCTATGAGATTAAACTTTTGCTAGATTCTGTAAATATCGATGGGGAATGGAAAGAGGCTAGCGAGCTTGGTATAGAGTATCGGAGTACAAAAATTTCTGGAGTAATTTTTGCTGCGAGGTTTTTGAAAAAAAGGGGGTTTCGATCCGAGCTTTTGTGCGCATTTGCTGGTATGCGCAAAAGTCATCCACGCCTGCCAAGCTGTGGAAGTTGTTTCAAAAATCCTGCGGGTGATTTTGCTGGGAGATTGCTTGAGCTTGCAGGCTTGAAGGGGTATTTCATCAATGGAGTTGGTTTTTCAAGACAGCATGCGAATTTTTTGGTAAATGAAAGCAGGGGGAGTGCTACTTTTTGTGCTGCAAAGAAAGTGATTGAGGAGGCACAGCAGAGGGTGGAGAAGGTTTTTGGCATAAAATTACAAAGAGAGGTTATAATCCTAGAATGATATCACTTAAGCAAGGAGATAGCATGAAAACCACAAGGATGTTTTTGGCTTTTGGATTTTTGTTCAGCACCCATCAGCTCTTTGCTCTGCCATTTGGTGGCATGGGGAATGTCTCTGCAAGTATGGGAGGTGCGGGAGTCGCTTTGAAAAATTCTGCATGGGGCCTGTATTATAACCCCGCATTGCTGGGTACTGGCAAAAAAGCTCGTTTTGCCTATAGCTTTGGTGCGAAAATCAGAGAAAATAATCTCCTATCCCTTGGTAATGTGGATGTGAAAAATCTCCAGAGCCTGCCTGATAGTGTCGCAGGACTCTTTGGCACTGCCGGGAAAAACATCAAGGCTGCCAGTGCCATCAGAGGAGCGAGTTTGGTGGGTGCAAATCTCACAGGCGCTGATGTTTTGGTAGCAGCCAATGGTGGAAATCTGAGTCTGCCTGGTGGAGTTTTTGGCGATGTGATACAAAAGCTTTTGGGAACCAAGAATGGGCAAACACCTACAACAGCGGATTTGACAAAATTTCTTGATGGGATTGCGGGGACTGTCGCAAATAATGGTGCGGCAGCAGGTGCAGCAGGTGTGGGAGGAGGCGGGACATTGGATGATGCGATCAAAAAATTTCAACAAGCATTCAAAGACAATCCCCAAAAAGTTTTAGATGAGACCAAGGGAAAGCTTTTGAAGGCCAATGCAGAGGCTGGAAATAATCCGCTGCTTGGTTCTATCATCGCGAATTTCAATGGTAAGAATATTGAAAAAGTCGCAGATTTATTAAAAGAGGCGACAAATGACAATGGTAAGGATCTGGATGTCTCCAAGGTCCTTGCAACTCTTGGTGGCGTTACAGTTTCTCGCTCGGGGAATGCGTCGCTAGACAAGGCGATCAAAGATATTAATTTGATCCAAAAGACATTGCGCCATAATAATTTTTCTCTTTCCACACAAAATGGTCTGGTATTTCAATCTCGGCCAAATGAGGATGTTGGCGGATTTGGAGTAGGGATTTTTGTTAGTGGATTTGCTAGTGGATCGGCGAATTTTGACAAGAATCATGATCGTATTATCGTGGATGCGGGTGGAAAATATATCGATCTTGGGATCAGTGGCAATGGAATCACTCTTAGCTCTACAGATCAAAATGCATATAATAACAACTCGATTTTTAGCAGCTCTGCTAGCCACCATGTTAGTGTTGCTGGGTTATTGCTTGGCGAGATACCTGTTGGCTATGGGCATAGCTTTAGCGTGGGTATCGGGGAGCTGAGTGTTGGGATGACACTCAAATACATCTATGGCATGGGTTACAAAGTCTCAAGAACTGGGGGATTCAATGAGCTAGCTAAGGTCAGTTTTTCCTCCAAGCCGGTTGTGTCACAGAATTTTGGCATTGATGTGGGAGCGCTCTATAGCTTGAAGGGTTTTTCCATCGGGGTTGTGGCTAAAAATGTCAACAATCCTAGGATGAGGATTAGTGAGACGCAAAATATTTATTTGAACCCTCAGGTGAGGGCGGGTGTCTCTTATGAATGGGGGATTATGACATTGGCCTTTGATGCGGATTTACTTCCCAATAACACTCTCTCCTATGCTGCACCAAAGACACAGATGATCGGGGGCGGCGC encodes:
- the traF gene encoding conjugal transfer protein TraF produces the protein MKTTRMFLAFGFLFSTHQLFALPFGGMGNVSASMGGAGVALKNSAWGLYYNPALLGTGKKARFAYSFGAKIRENNLLSLGNVDVKNLQSLPDSVAGLFGTAGKNIKAASAIRGASLVGANLTGADVLVAANGGNLSLPGGVFGDVIQKLLGTKNGQTPTTADLTKFLDGIAGTVANNGAAAGAAGVGGGGTLDDAIKKFQQAFKDNPQKVLDETKGKLLKANAEAGNNPLLGSIIANFNGKNIEKVADLLKEATNDNGKDLDVSKVLATLGGVTVSRSGNASLDKAIKDINLIQKTLRHNNFSLSTQNGLVFQSRPNEDVGGFGVGIFVSGFASGSANFDKNHDRIIVDAGGKYIDLGISGNGITLSSTDQNAYNNNSIFSSSASHHVSVAGLLLGEIPVGYGHSFSVGIGELSVGMTLKYIYGMGYKVSRTGGFNELAKVSFSSKPVVSQNFGIDVGALYSLKGFSIGVVAKNVNNPRMRISETQNIYLNPQVRAGVSYEWGIMTLAFDADLLPNNTLSYAAPKTQMIGGGAMFDLKFVDLRFGAMQDLKNLSNEGLILTGGINLFGFLDIAVQSNMHLTQVRGYSLPSYFSVKVGGTFSW